One window of the Chitinophaga niabensis genome contains the following:
- a CDS encoding Crp/Fnr family transcriptional regulator, with the protein MELFFLHIIQQFTQVGEQDKAIYRERFQVKHYKKGELFLREGQVCKYIGITESGLMRHYINQNGQERTYYFAQEHRFLCNYESFISQTPSSTNVQALEDTIVHVVSMEDLEYFYANTESGNRIGRLVLGKVLIKLEKDLASFYTDTPEQRYQKFIDEYPGLEQRISQYHIASFVGVKPPSLSRIRKRMLKNP; encoded by the coding sequence ATGGAATTATTTTTCCTCCATATCATTCAACAGTTTACCCAGGTGGGTGAGCAAGATAAAGCTATCTACCGCGAACGCTTCCAGGTGAAGCATTACAAGAAAGGAGAACTCTTTCTCCGGGAAGGCCAGGTTTGTAAATACATCGGTATTACCGAATCAGGATTGATGCGCCATTACATTAATCAGAACGGCCAGGAAAGAACCTACTATTTTGCACAGGAGCATCGGTTCCTTTGTAACTATGAGAGTTTTATTTCACAGACTCCTTCTTCCACAAATGTACAGGCACTTGAAGACACCATTGTACATGTTGTTTCCATGGAAGACCTTGAATACTTCTACGCCAACACAGAATCCGGGAACAGGATAGGACGGCTGGTGCTCGGAAAGGTTTTGATAAAACTGGAGAAAGATCTGGCTTCCTTTTATACAGACACACCCGAGCAACGCTATCAGAAATTTATCGATGAGTATCCTGGTCTGGAACAACGTATCTCCCAATATCATATCGCCTCTTTCGTAGGTGTAAAACCTCCATCCCTCAGCCGCATCCGGAAAAGAATGCTGAAGAACCCCTGA
- a CDS encoding response regulator has translation MPIQNSPGLSIVLADDDLDDCLLFQEALNELQGSFSLTIVNDGDRLMKLLKDRQDALPEMIFLDINMPRKNGVDCLIEIKGNNLISHIPVVIFSTSFEPSLVERLYNIGANHYIQKPSGFYSLTQVLLLAINIILKERSAKPTADQFVLFPSEYEDKKI, from the coding sequence ATGCCCATTCAAAACTCTCCTGGCCTATCGATAGTGCTTGCCGATGATGACCTGGACGACTGCCTTCTTTTTCAGGAAGCATTGAATGAATTACAGGGATCATTCTCTCTGACAATAGTTAACGATGGCGATAGGCTAATGAAATTACTGAAGGATCGTCAGGATGCTTTACCTGAAATGATATTTCTTGACATAAATATGCCAAGAAAAAATGGTGTGGATTGCCTCATTGAAATAAAGGGAAACAATTTGATCAGTCATATTCCGGTGGTTATTTTCTCCACATCGTTTGAACCCAGCCTTGTCGAAAGGTTATATAATATCGGCGCTAATCATTATATACAGAAGCCGTCCGGCTTTTACAGCCTGACACAGGTTTTACTTCTGGCCATCAACATCATTTTAAAAGAAAGGTCAGCTAAACCAACCGCAGATCAATTCGTATTATTCCCGTCTGAATATGAGGATAAGAAAATCTAA
- a CDS encoding chemotaxis protein CheB: protein MRIRKSKTEIPIDRTLKVVGIGASAGGLDAFRKFLHAIPENSELAYVLVQHLDPNHESLLPALLSKVTKLPVVEITANIEVQPGHIYILPSNKILVATGKVLKLIRRPPKSEKQPHLPIDIFLNSLAKVYKTNAIGVVLSGSASDGTIGLAAIKENGGITFVQDPQTAAYKGMPESAIAAGVTDHILPPDSIPGKIHALTQRIVTGEAPGNEEVFREILILLKLRKGVDFTYYKQTTIRRRIHRRMALNNYKYPGDYLGHLKENNQEQDNLYQDLLIPVTDFFRDPQVFEYICRAVFPVIAKNKGLSNPTRIWVAGCSTGEEAYSFAICFKEFFGECKGLVQIFATDISERAIHKARAGIYSKKQLEGMSSGRIGEFFTKVPAGYQVNKQIRELCVFSRHNLLNDPPFSKMDLISCRNVLIYMEPYLQRKALTVFHYALNPMGYLLLGKSETSSSVPNLFAALVKNERLFKKKDVPGKIIQLAPHRSNEVMQNKNPDPNAERRFTDFQKIADEIMLSRYSPAGVVVNDALDILHFRGATGAYLEQTPGKPSHNLIKMARQGLGFELRNLMHKVRKDKVQTLKENVAVQVNGLQHIINIEVIPLPNMVEPHYLVLFHESSRHPAAKSSRKTKKEDNNLLVQQLEKDLEQARTDMASITEQQEATNEELQSANEELLSSSEELQSLNEELETSKEELQSTVEELTVVNNEMLSLNEQLRSERDYSQAIISTIRESLLMLDSNLRVKSANRSFYEYFKVKESETEGKLIYELGNRQWDNPELRKVLSEILTKKKIFSDFLITFNFPSIGERTMLLNAREIAGDHLILLSIEDITEHRKAELILQKSEEQFRMMADLMPQKIWTADAEGRVNYVNENWLNFTGLASSDLTGWGWKEVVHPDDWKENKRKWYHSIKTGDRFEFEHRFLNDKGQYLWHLSRAVAIDNVTTGLRTWLVSSTEVQLQKEQNEELEKTVKYRTEELQGVNEELLEKNISLSRMNKEQESFNYVSSHDLQEPLRKIQTFISLLSGKETGNLSETGRDYFQRITNAASRMQTLISDLLSYSRAKTVGEKVKKTELGHIVENVIVQMKEHIDEQHVDINLGVLCSADIIPFQFEQLFSNLISNSIKFRKPERLLKIEIRSEIVEGSKLKSELLLKYKKYCHVTYEDNGIGFEPAFNTKVFELFQRLHGKDEFPGTGIGLSIVKKIVENHEGLITASGALNEGVKFDIYIPVLHLKRNIKQV from the coding sequence ATGAGGATAAGAAAATCTAAGACAGAGATACCAATAGATCGTACACTTAAGGTGGTAGGAATAGGAGCATCTGCCGGAGGGCTTGATGCTTTCAGGAAATTTTTGCACGCGATACCTGAAAACTCCGAACTAGCATATGTATTGGTCCAGCACCTGGACCCTAACCATGAAAGCCTGCTGCCAGCCCTTCTAAGTAAGGTTACAAAATTACCTGTGGTTGAAATTACAGCGAATATCGAAGTGCAGCCCGGTCATATTTATATACTCCCCAGCAATAAAATCTTAGTGGCCACAGGTAAGGTGCTAAAGCTCATCAGGCGGCCACCGAAATCCGAAAAACAGCCCCATTTACCGATAGATATTTTTCTCAACTCGCTGGCAAAGGTTTACAAGACAAACGCTATTGGGGTTGTTTTGTCGGGAAGTGCTTCTGACGGTACTATCGGGCTTGCTGCTATAAAGGAGAACGGGGGAATTACTTTCGTCCAGGACCCCCAAACCGCTGCTTATAAAGGAATGCCGGAAAGTGCTATTGCCGCCGGAGTAACAGATCATATATTGCCGCCAGACAGCATACCGGGAAAAATTCATGCCTTAACGCAAAGGATCGTAACAGGGGAGGCACCCGGGAATGAGGAAGTTTTCCGGGAGATATTGATACTGCTCAAACTAAGGAAAGGTGTAGATTTTACTTATTATAAACAAACCACTATCCGCCGCAGGATACACCGTCGGATGGCACTGAACAATTATAAATATCCCGGAGATTACCTCGGTCATCTCAAAGAAAATAACCAGGAACAGGATAATCTTTACCAGGACCTTTTAATTCCTGTTACAGACTTTTTCAGGGACCCACAGGTGTTTGAATACATTTGCAGAGCTGTTTTCCCTGTTATTGCCAAAAACAAAGGGCTCAGTAATCCTACGAGAATATGGGTAGCAGGATGTAGCACCGGGGAGGAAGCTTATTCGTTTGCAATTTGTTTTAAGGAATTCTTCGGGGAATGCAAGGGGCTCGTGCAGATCTTTGCAACAGATATCAGTGAACGGGCCATACATAAGGCCCGGGCCGGTATTTATTCAAAAAAACAATTGGAGGGGATGAGCTCCGGGCGTATAGGGGAATTTTTCACCAAAGTTCCCGCCGGGTACCAGGTAAACAAGCAGATCCGGGAACTTTGTGTATTTTCCCGCCATAATTTACTGAACGATCCCCCTTTCAGCAAAATGGACCTCATCAGCTGCAGGAATGTGCTTATCTATATGGAGCCATATCTTCAGAGAAAAGCGCTCACTGTCTTCCATTATGCACTTAACCCGATGGGATATTTGTTACTTGGGAAGTCTGAGACCAGTAGCAGCGTTCCTAACCTGTTTGCTGCACTGGTCAAGAACGAAAGATTATTTAAAAAGAAAGATGTTCCCGGAAAAATAATACAGCTTGCCCCTCATCGAAGCAATGAAGTTATGCAGAATAAGAATCCCGATCCGAATGCCGAAAGAAGATTCACTGATTTTCAAAAGATCGCAGATGAAATCATGCTTTCCAGGTACTCACCAGCCGGTGTTGTAGTCAATGATGCGCTGGACATCCTCCATTTTCGCGGAGCAACCGGCGCTTATCTTGAACAGACGCCCGGAAAACCAAGTCATAACCTGATCAAAATGGCGCGTCAGGGTTTAGGATTTGAGCTTCGTAACCTGATGCACAAGGTCAGGAAAGATAAGGTGCAAACCTTGAAAGAGAACGTTGCTGTTCAGGTGAATGGCCTCCAGCATATTATAAATATTGAGGTAATTCCTTTACCAAACATGGTTGAACCGCATTACCTGGTCCTCTTTCATGAGAGTTCCCGGCATCCTGCTGCTAAGTCATCCCGGAAAACAAAAAAGGAAGATAACAATCTTCTTGTTCAGCAGCTGGAAAAAGACCTTGAACAGGCGCGGACAGATATGGCAAGCATAACAGAACAACAGGAAGCCACTAATGAAGAGCTGCAAAGCGCCAACGAAGAACTCCTCAGCAGCAGCGAAGAATTGCAAAGCCTGAATGAAGAACTGGAAACCAGTAAAGAAGAGCTGCAAAGTACAGTAGAAGAACTTACTGTAGTGAATAACGAAATGCTCAGCCTCAACGAACAACTGCGTTCGGAAAGAGACTATTCCCAGGCGATCATTAGTACCATCAGGGAGTCGCTGCTGATGCTGGACAGTAATCTGCGGGTTAAGTCAGCAAACAGGAGTTTCTATGAGTATTTCAAGGTAAAAGAGAGTGAGACGGAGGGGAAATTAATTTATGAGCTTGGTAACAGGCAATGGGATAATCCGGAGCTCCGGAAGGTGCTTTCTGAAATTTTGACGAAAAAGAAAATATTTTCTGACTTTCTTATTACGTTCAATTTTCCGTCTATCGGGGAGCGTACAATGCTTTTAAATGCACGGGAAATTGCCGGCGACCACCTGATCCTATTGTCTATCGAAGACATTACAGAACACAGGAAAGCCGAACTTATCCTGCAAAAAAGCGAAGAACAATTCAGAATGATGGCAGATCTGATGCCACAGAAGATCTGGACTGCCGATGCAGAGGGCAGGGTAAACTATGTAAATGAAAACTGGTTGAACTTTACGGGGCTGGCTTCTTCAGATCTGACGGGATGGGGCTGGAAGGAAGTTGTTCACCCTGATGACTGGAAAGAGAATAAGCGCAAATGGTATCATTCCATCAAAACAGGCGACCGGTTTGAATTCGAGCACCGGTTTTTAAATGATAAGGGCCAATACCTGTGGCATTTGAGCCGTGCGGTAGCCATTGATAATGTAACTACAGGCTTACGCACATGGCTGGTATCCAGTACGGAAGTTCAGCTCCAGAAAGAACAAAATGAGGAGCTTGAAAAAACAGTAAAATACAGAACGGAAGAACTGCAGGGCGTAAATGAGGAGCTGCTTGAAAAAAATATTTCTTTATCAAGGATGAATAAAGAACAGGAATCGTTTAATTATGTGTCAAGTCATGATCTGCAGGAGCCGCTCCGAAAAATACAAACTTTCATCAGCCTGTTGTCAGGAAAAGAAACTGGCAATTTATCGGAAACCGGGAGGGACTACTTCCAAAGGATAACGAATGCAGCAAGCAGGATGCAAACCCTGATATCGGACCTGCTTTCTTATTCCCGGGCAAAAACTGTTGGTGAAAAAGTGAAAAAAACAGAACTGGGGCATATTGTGGAAAACGTGATCGTACAAATGAAAGAACACATAGATGAACAACACGTTGATATAAATTTGGGTGTACTCTGCAGCGCAGATATTATACCCTTTCAGTTTGAACAGCTGTTTTCCAACCTGATCAGTAACTCCATTAAATTCAGAAAGCCGGAAAGGCTTTTAAAAATTGAGATCAGGAGTGAAATTGTTGAAGGAAGCAAACTGAAAAGCGAATTATTACTAAAATATAAGAAATACTGCCATGTTACCTATGAAGATAACGGGATAGGATTCGAACCAGCCTTTAATACAAAAGTATTTGAACTTTTTCAACGCTTGCATGGAAAAGATGAATTTCCGGGTACCGGCATTGGCCTTTCTATCGTTAAAAAGATTGTTGAGAATCATGAGGGGCTTATCACTGCCTCCGGCGCATTAAATGAAGGCGTGAAATTTGATATCTATATCCCTGTGTTGCATTTAAAACGTAATATTAAGCAGGTATAA
- the xth gene encoding exodeoxyribonuclease III → MLKIASYNINGINARLPVLLQWLQEAQPDIVCLQELKAPNERFPLAEIQAAGYQAVWHGQKSWNGVAILSRSLPIQEVGRSLPGDNNDIQSRYLEAVVGQIVIVCLYCPNGNPYPGEKFDYKLKWYKRLTAHAKKLLAHDVPVILIGDYNVMPTTLDVYKPEKYVNDALFRTEVRAAFEGLLKQGWTDAIRHLYPGETIYTFWDYFRRAWERNAGLRIDHFLISSHLMGRLSRGGVDKHVRGWEKTSDHAPVWIELK, encoded by the coding sequence ATGCTGAAAATTGCCAGTTACAATATCAATGGAATTAATGCCCGGTTGCCTGTATTGCTTCAATGGTTGCAGGAAGCTCAACCGGATATAGTTTGTTTGCAGGAACTGAAAGCACCCAATGAACGCTTCCCTTTAGCGGAGATCCAGGCAGCAGGTTACCAGGCTGTATGGCATGGCCAGAAAAGCTGGAATGGTGTTGCGATCCTTTCGCGGTCTCTGCCGATCCAGGAGGTGGGGCGTTCGCTTCCCGGAGACAATAACGATATCCAGAGCCGTTACCTTGAAGCAGTTGTTGGACAGATAGTGATCGTTTGTCTTTATTGCCCTAACGGTAATCCATACCCGGGTGAGAAGTTCGACTATAAACTCAAATGGTATAAACGATTGACCGCGCATGCCAAAAAGCTGCTTGCCCATGATGTGCCCGTGATACTGATAGGGGACTATAACGTTATGCCAACAACACTGGATGTTTATAAACCTGAGAAGTACGTGAATGATGCGCTTTTCCGCACAGAGGTAAGAGCTGCCTTTGAAGGCCTGCTAAAGCAGGGATGGACAGATGCTATCCGGCACCTTTATCCCGGAGAAACTATTTATACATTCTGGGATTACTTCCGCCGTGCCTGGGAGCGGAACGCCGGGCTTAGGATCGATCACTTTTTAATAAGCTCACATCTCATGGGCCGGCTTTCCCGTGGTGGTGTTGATAAACATGTACGGGGCTGGGAGAAAACCAGTGATCATGCACCGGTGTGGATTGAGTTGAAATAG
- a CDS encoding sulfatase-like hydrolase/transferase: MLKLAVSIALLALTITTWGQTHAPKSTQPNIIYILTDDMGYSDISCFGGQFVPTPNIDRIAKNGRKFTHYYSAAPICSPSRAGLLTGMYPGRWNFSTYLDNKKHNRDAQQADFLDPGAPSIAHFFKKAGYATGHFGKWHLGGGRDVKNAPGFEQYGFDEHASTYESPDPDPLLTATNWIWSDKDSIKRWDRTKYFVDKTLDFLSRHKGQPCFINLWPDEMHTPWVPRKDSMNREGQAAFKLVLKEYDVQIGRLLDGLKKLGIEKNTIVIFTSDNGPLPTFQGSRALGLRGSKLSLYEGGIRMPFIISWPGQIPAGTIDSSSAVSAIDIIPSLAKLSKIALPKDYPGDGIDRSTVLLGKPAARNKEIFWEYGRNDIAFAYPKGNNINNRSPNLAVLSGEWKLLMNSNSTDIQLYNIKKDKAETNNLKDSEPAIVAQLKDKLLQWWSSLPKLTQPGS; this comes from the coding sequence ATGCTAAAGCTTGCAGTATCCATTGCATTATTGGCACTAACAATAACCACCTGGGGCCAGACTCATGCACCAAAGAGCACTCAGCCCAATATCATTTACATCCTCACAGATGATATGGGCTACAGTGATATCAGCTGTTTCGGCGGACAATTTGTTCCCACGCCCAACATAGACCGTATCGCAAAGAACGGCCGTAAATTCACACACTACTACAGCGCTGCGCCTATTTGCTCTCCCTCAAGAGCAGGGCTCCTTACCGGCATGTATCCCGGCAGATGGAATTTCTCCACCTACCTCGATAATAAAAAACATAACAGGGATGCACAACAGGCGGATTTCCTGGACCCTGGAGCTCCATCCATCGCCCACTTCTTTAAAAAGGCGGGATATGCAACAGGCCATTTCGGCAAGTGGCATCTTGGTGGAGGAAGAGATGTGAAGAATGCGCCCGGCTTTGAACAATATGGTTTTGATGAACATGCCAGCACCTATGAAAGCCCGGACCCTGATCCCTTGCTCACTGCAACAAACTGGATCTGGTCAGATAAGGACAGCATCAAAAGGTGGGACCGCACAAAGTATTTTGTAGATAAAACACTTGATTTTCTGAGCAGGCATAAAGGACAGCCCTGCTTTATCAATCTATGGCCGGATGAAATGCATACACCATGGGTTCCCAGGAAAGACTCCATGAACAGGGAAGGCCAGGCTGCCTTTAAACTGGTGTTGAAAGAATATGATGTACAGATCGGCAGGTTACTGGATGGCTTAAAAAAGCTGGGCATCGAAAAAAACACCATCGTCATTTTTACCAGTGATAATGGTCCGCTACCAACCTTCCAGGGCAGCAGGGCATTGGGGCTGAGAGGATCCAAATTATCTTTATACGAAGGAGGAATCAGAATGCCTTTCATCATATCCTGGCCGGGGCAAATTCCCGCAGGAACAATTGACAGTTCCTCCGCTGTTAGTGCAATAGACATCATTCCTTCGCTGGCCAAACTGAGCAAGATTGCCCTTCCCAAAGATTACCCGGGTGATGGAATTGACAGAAGCACTGTATTACTGGGAAAGCCTGCAGCTAGGAACAAAGAAATATTCTGGGAATACGGCCGTAATGATATCGCATTCGCCTATCCGAAGGGCAATAACATTAATAATAGAAGTCCAAATCTGGCCGTACTTTCCGGGGAGTGGAAACTATTAATGAATAGTAACAGTACGGATATCCAGCTATATAATATAAAGAAGGACAAAGCCGAAACAAACAATCTTAAAGACAGTGAACCTGCGATAGTAGCGCAACTCAAAGATAAATTACTGCAATGGTGGAGCTCACTTCCGAAATTAACACAACCAGGGAGTTAA
- a CDS encoding AraC family transcriptional regulator: MNEIPVKSKIAEESLFKISRMKTVIKPTRPHRHADYHELIFLDEGSGFHEIDDMSFEVTPPVAFYIRPGQTHCWNFSALPGGYVLLFREDLLLKEDMDILFGLPALISLGDQSRLFHLLSGLYEEYQEAGTGYPVYSAYLHLLVAKLKGISGINNNVVTFADGLFQQYKRLINDHFPDKRQLKFYAGKLNTTIGTLNEACKRSSGKTASSIINERVLLEAKMLLSATALSVKEIAANLKFSDAPHFVNFFRLNTNLTPGQYRELALSKK; the protein is encoded by the coding sequence ATGAACGAGATACCGGTTAAATCCAAAATTGCGGAGGAAAGCTTATTTAAGATCAGCAGAATGAAGACGGTCATTAAGCCTACCCGGCCTCACCGCCATGCCGATTATCACGAACTGATCTTCCTGGACGAAGGTTCAGGGTTTCATGAAATTGATGATATGAGCTTTGAGGTCACCCCGCCCGTGGCTTTTTACATCAGGCCTGGTCAAACTCATTGCTGGAACTTTTCAGCGCTTCCCGGAGGTTATGTATTGCTGTTCAGGGAAGATCTGCTGCTAAAAGAAGATATGGACATATTATTTGGGTTGCCTGCATTAATTTCCCTCGGTGACCAGTCCCGGTTGTTTCATTTATTATCAGGACTTTATGAGGAATACCAGGAGGCCGGAACAGGTTATCCGGTATACAGCGCATATCTTCATTTATTGGTGGCGAAACTTAAAGGGATCTCCGGGATAAATAATAACGTAGTTACCTTTGCAGACGGGCTTTTTCAGCAATACAAGCGGTTAATTAACGATCATTTTCCCGATAAAAGGCAGTTGAAATTTTATGCCGGAAAATTGAATACCACCATTGGAACATTGAACGAGGCGTGCAAGAGATCGTCTGGTAAAACAGCCTCTTCCATCATCAATGAGCGTGTTTTACTGGAGGCAAAAATGCTGCTTTCGGCTACAGCATTGTCGGTTAAGGAAATCGCAGCAAATCTTAAGTTCTCCGATGCTCCTCATTTCGTTAATTTTTTCAGGCTAAATACGAACCTGACTCCCGGACAGTACCGGGAACTGGCACTTTCGAAGAAATAA
- a CDS encoding TonB-dependent receptor domain-containing protein — MNYRFLILPVLLILAQTAIGQKASIRGSVNDKKDGQPLEYASVAVFSKADSSLVAGTLTQTNGSFVLEKLTPGNYYLRILYMGYETRYIGGVTLAAGERLDLGKNVLTPGSAMLNQVNVTGTQSNASNKIDKQTFRAGQFEAAKGGNAIDVLKNLPSVSLDGEGGISVRGSSGFQVMINGKPVITDARTVLSQLPANAIENIELVTAPSAKYDPDGKGGIINIITKKGAADGLTIAVNLLGGLPSTNDHGNKEKPKRFGGDVTVNFKKNKWDVSVGGNYTRNDNAGYREGDVYTKNFSTDIITRFPSNGERSFDKYNYAGRASVTFSPDTNNTFSAGFFAGKRYQARLADILYNNTATRMASGELISSTTYFNSNLQTKQGNFYLGNVDYTHRFSNRSSLTASALFESARLFGNTRNKNLGFPETSLILQEVYNPYENPIDGYRLKLDYAVNIGKGKLESGYQFRHDRQNGKFDYFVTPATSQPDADRFRGSANTSNQINSVYTQYSGNQRKLEYVAGLRYEYALRTVDLSYDPALHKLNLSNLFPSANLLYTISKAWKVKAGYSKRIQRTNNFELNPIPEREHSETLEQGDPDLLPSFIDLVELGSIHNFKKGSFFATLYYQHIKNPIQRVNSVYADTILNRVFTNAEAARTFGLEAGASLEPAKWWSLYLGGNIYNYRIKGNLNILGVNSTVNNKNWVYSINANTNFKLGATWSLQANVNYLSARPTAQGEDSRFLVPNTSLKKTFMDGRLSATLQWQNMDLGMKQTQRQRITTSGRDFYTTTNYIYETDVFLISLSYNLNRLSGKSKLPNSEFGDKEF; from the coding sequence ATGAATTACAGATTTCTTATCCTTCCGGTTTTATTGATACTCGCACAGACTGCTATTGGGCAAAAAGCTTCTATCCGCGGTTCTGTTAATGACAAAAAAGATGGTCAGCCATTGGAATATGCCAGTGTTGCGGTGTTCAGCAAGGCGGACTCCTCCCTTGTTGCCGGAACCCTGACCCAAACGAATGGCAGCTTTGTTCTGGAAAAACTGACTCCCGGAAACTACTATCTCAGGATCTTATACATGGGATATGAAACCAGGTACATTGGTGGCGTTACTTTAGCTGCAGGCGAGCGATTGGACCTCGGGAAAAATGTGCTCACTCCGGGAAGTGCGATGTTGAACCAGGTAAATGTTACCGGAACACAGTCGAATGCATCTAACAAGATCGATAAACAAACATTTCGCGCAGGGCAATTCGAGGCCGCAAAAGGAGGGAATGCAATCGATGTGCTGAAGAACCTTCCTTCCGTATCGCTGGACGGCGAAGGTGGGATCAGCGTTCGTGGTTCATCAGGTTTCCAGGTAATGATCAACGGAAAACCCGTGATTACGGATGCCCGGACTGTCCTGAGCCAGCTTCCGGCAAATGCCATAGAGAATATAGAACTTGTTACCGCGCCATCCGCAAAATATGATCCCGATGGTAAAGGCGGCATCATCAATATCATTACCAAAAAAGGAGCTGCAGACGGGCTGACAATTGCTGTCAATTTACTGGGAGGGCTGCCAAGCACTAACGATCATGGCAATAAGGAAAAACCGAAACGTTTCGGAGGAGATGTGACCGTCAACTTCAAAAAGAATAAATGGGATGTTTCCGTTGGTGGTAATTATACCCGGAATGATAATGCCGGTTACCGGGAAGGAGATGTTTATACAAAGAATTTTTCCACTGATATCATTACACGGTTTCCCTCAAATGGAGAAAGGAGCTTTGATAAATACAATTATGCAGGCAGGGCATCTGTAACTTTCTCACCGGATACGAATAATACATTTTCCGCAGGGTTCTTTGCCGGCAAAAGGTACCAGGCCCGTTTAGCGGATATCCTTTACAATAATACGGCTACACGGATGGCCAGCGGTGAACTGATCAGCAGTACCACTTATTTTAATTCCAACCTGCAAACCAAACAAGGGAATTTTTACCTGGGCAATGTTGATTATACACATAGGTTCAGCAACAGATCTTCCCTTACGGCTTCCGCTTTGTTTGAAAGCGCCCGGCTTTTTGGCAATACCAGGAACAAAAACCTGGGCTTCCCGGAAACCTCACTGATATTACAGGAGGTTTATAATCCTTATGAGAACCCGATAGATGGATACAGGCTTAAGCTGGATTATGCTGTCAATATCGGCAAAGGGAAGCTGGAAAGCGGTTACCAGTTCAGGCACGACAGGCAGAATGGCAAATTCGACTACTTTGTAACACCGGCTACTTCTCAACCGGATGCGGACCGGTTCCGGGGATCTGCAAACACCAGCAACCAGATCAATTCAGTTTATACCCAGTATTCGGGTAATCAGCGAAAACTGGAATATGTGGCGGGTCTGCGATATGAATATGCCTTAAGGACCGTAGATCTTTCCTATGATCCGGCACTGCACAAACTCAATTTATCCAACCTGTTCCCATCAGCAAACCTGCTGTATACCATCAGCAAAGCGTGGAAGGTGAAAGCGGGATACAGTAAAAGGATTCAGCGTACGAATAATTTTGAGTTAAACCCAATACCTGAGCGGGAGCATTCCGAAACCCTGGAACAGGGTGACCCGGATCTGTTACCTTCATTCATTGACCTGGTGGAACTGGGTTCGATCCACAATTTTAAAAAGGGTTCATTTTTCGCTACCCTGTATTATCAGCATATCAAAAATCCGATCCAGCGGGTAAACAGTGTGTATGCCGATACCATTTTAAACCGGGTGTTCACCAATGCTGAAGCAGCACGTACATTTGGCCTGGAGGCCGGAGCCAGTCTCGAACCTGCAAAATGGTGGAGCTTGTATCTTGGTGGTAATATCTATAATTACAGGATCAAGGGCAATCTCAACATACTGGGTGTAAATTCTACGGTCAACAATAAGAACTGGGTATATTCCATTAATGCGAATACCAATTTCAAACTGGGTGCGACATGGAGTTTGCAGGCGAATGTGAACTACCTTTCAGCAAGGCCTACTGCACAGGGCGAGGATTCCAGGTTCCTTGTACCTAATACTTCTTTGAAAAAAACATTCATGGACGGGCGTTTATCCGCTACCCTGCAATGGCAGAACATGGACCTTGGAATGAAGCAGACGCAGCGCCAGCGGATCACTACCAGCGGCCGGGATTTTTATACTACCACCAATTACATTTACGAAACAGATGTATTCCTGATCAGCCTGAGTTATAACCTGAACAGGCTGAGCGGAAAATCAAAACTTCCTAATAGTGAATTTGGGGATAAAGAGTTTTAG
- a CDS encoding VOC family protein, with product MERKNVSFYGVRYIVNDIDAAMSFYKDLLGFTVDMKAPEGFAKLSKGDLHLYLNKPGFGGAGQPMPDGTLPAPGGWNRIQLEVNNLEAFIETLKTGKAQFRNELVTGVGGKQILLQDPSGNLVELFEPNE from the coding sequence ATGGAAAGGAAAAATGTAAGCTTTTACGGAGTTCGCTATATCGTAAACGACATAGATGCGGCCATGTCCTTCTATAAAGATCTGCTGGGATTTACAGTTGACATGAAAGCCCCGGAGGGTTTTGCGAAGCTCTCAAAAGGTGATCTCCATTTGTACCTCAATAAACCAGGATTCGGAGGCGCGGGACAGCCCATGCCTGATGGCACCCTGCCAGCACCAGGCGGATGGAACAGGATACAACTGGAAGTAAATAACCTGGAAGCGTTTATTGAAACGTTAAAAACAGGAAAGGCACAGTTTCGCAATGAGCTGGTGACCGGAGTTGGTGGTAAACAGATCTTATTACAGGACCCTTCAGGCAACCTGGTTGAATTGTTTGAACCAAATGAATAA